The nucleotide window ATTCTTTGAGGTTCAATGGAATCTCTATCACTAGAAAGCCATTTACAGAGCGCCCCAAATTTTGCACATCTCAATCACAAGGTTTTGATAGTTTGTTTTTACTAGTAACATGAATAGACGAAGTGCTCTTTACTACATTCATGAAATAAGGAAGATCTGGATTTTTGATTTGGGCCACTCTGGATATACtacactcagaaaaaaaaaactacattgcTCACTCTCATTCCCAATGAAATAAAGCTGAATTATGGCAAGGCTCTCTCCTGTGTGTTAGAAACACAGCCGAATATAATCTATGCAGGTAagattatcttttctccatttctttttggaGAGGAAAATTCATTGCTATATACATACAATCTCTTTATCTTGTGGAATGTGTACTTAGATATGCCGTTGTTCACTCGGAcccattgttaaaatgcccatttGGTAACATCACTTTGATAGGATCAGATTAAATGATGTTTTGTTCTCTGTGGATCTTATACAGCGAGAGAGGTAAATGAAAGAGGATGTGAGAAATAGAGGCACATCCACAATGTGACAAGGGGACCACAACAGCAGAAGTATGACCTGAAGTCACGTTTTTCCAAGCTGGTGTTCCCAAAGAATTTAGCTTGTTCAGTTGTACCTCGACTTAATCCAACGAATTAGCTTTGAGGAAGTTGAGGATTTGTGGCTCACGTTAGTTTATCAAAGGGCATGTGAGtttcctcccccctccaccaAAATCTAAATTTTGTAGAACTCAGTGTTTCCCCATTACGTGTGTCCACAGAAGCTTCTTTCCGGCAATCCTTTATGAAAAGGTCAGGGCTCCTGTGGGTCGAAGGACACACTTTGTGCAAAGTCTATTTACAGTGTACattaaatggggaaaagagaaaaaccttcTTCAAACACCTCCGTTTTTGAAGGTTTCCTGTCATGAAAATATAATCAACTTGCACCTTTCTCATCGCATCAACTTCTTTGGGTCCTACTAAAGCAAAGTAAAGCACTTATAGCTTTCTTACACGGATACTTCCTCCTTCTCCAAATGGATTCccagcaaaggggaaaaaaatctatgacCTACTCAGTGTTACTTTTAGGAAAGCTGAACTGTCAAGTTCCTGGTAGGGCTTCACcttgatattttttctctttaatggaGGACCTCTAAACAGCAGAGTATGGCTGCCTTTTAATCCTTGCCTTTTAAGTTAGAGAGGGCTGCTAGAAATAagatggtttctttctctcttttctccctaatATCTGACCCCTTGCTTAAATATTGTCATTAATTCACAGGGGTCAGTGAAGTCTGTTGTTCACTCATAGGTTAACTCAAGAAATCTTTGCTGGGTGCCCGCACTgttccaggcactattctaaCATTGGGTATATGTACAAGGTGTATGGGGGTGTGAACAGGACTGACAAGCTTATAAACCTAGTGGGGAAGATAACCAACAAACACAGGTAAATACACAATTTGCAGACAGTGCTGAGTGCTAGGATTAAATCAAAACAGGAAGCCGAGCAGTTTTTTTCTCCCCAGGTGAGGGGAGCACTATGTACATGGTAGTCTGGGAAGGCTTCTCTGTGGAGGAGACTTCTGAGCTAAGAACCAGATGGCGAGGAGCCGGCAGATTTTTCTGGATCTGGATAAATGGGCCCACGGGAATCTAGAGAAGTCTGGAGTATGCTGGGCCTATTTTCATCAAGAGGCTCCTGGATTTAGGTGTGCGCTGTGGCTTGCAGAGTTAGATTTTGGAACTCAAATATGTGGGTTCCTTTTAATCTCACAGGAAGGACAGCTGTTTGCCCAGTGGGCCTCTGAAGCTCTTCTCCGTTTCTGTCCCTCGGGAGAACAGCATTTCTCAGTGGTATACAGTTGGGCCTTGTTAAGAGTCAGAGCAATCTGAATAACAGTTGCTATTAATATACTGGTTATGTGAGAGGTGTGCAATTATACAAGCGTCGGGAGTTCAGCTCAGATATGAAACTCATCTCAGTGCTGCTCTAAGATTCGACTGATCTGGCTCCCGTCACTCTAAGCTCCTCCATGGagagctcccccaccccaccacacccccGTCCCATTCTGACTATTAACAGACTAATTTTTATCTAAATCGATTTCCTTTGCGATGAAATGCTAGTGTTGGTTTAtctttagaaataagaaattgcAAGTTGCACAGCCACTGAATTATGAACTTAAGAACAAACCATATGGGTTCTAGAATTCCTATAATAACAAATACACTTTGGGAGTCAACAGAGCAAATTACCTAGCTCACTTTTAAAATTCATCCTTCTTTGCTGTTTGTTTCTTGAAAGGCAAGTAGGAAGGAGGGTGACTTTATGCACTGACTGCTCAAAAACCCAGGCAGCAGAGAACAGGGGTTTGGATTCGTCAACTCGCTAACCCTATGGAACCCTTTCTTTTTTGCTGCCTACCCTGGCACAATTTGGCTGGGAGGAAAAAACCTTGATAACATTGAGAGCAATTCCCCCTACCCTCCTTCCACTCTTTTGCACCCCACCCTACCAGCCAGAAGCAGAAGTCTCATGAAAAGGTTTTGAGACAAGCATCCTATTATGGTCTTTTTCTGTCCCAGTGGACTCACCGAACACGTCCTTGACCTTGGGACACAGGCAGAGTTCAAACCAAGTCTATGCTGTTGGGCTGCTCATTCCCCTTTCCTGGAAGACTCCTGACGATACCCTCTTTGCTTAAAGATTGTAAAGGTAACTAGTGTTCTTGCGCAAGATGTCCAAGGTGTAGGAGAGAGGCTGACCTTTGACTCTGGCAATCTCTCGAACCGTATGCAGGGCCAGGCCCGGGTGGGCATACTGGCAGATGCTTTTGGGAACCCCACGAGGCAGGAAGTAGGGCGCGTCGGTTTCCACGACGATTCTGTCCAGTGGGATCATTTTCAGAGCCTCGCGGGTCTCCCAGGCGGAAGAGTAGGTTAGGACGGCTGTGAACCCCACAGACATGTTGGGAAAATACTTCAAGAGGGGCTCGATGAGCGGGTAGGTGCCCGTGAAGCAATGCCTATGGATCTTGTAGTCAGGGGGCACTCTTCTTTTCATGATGCCCAGCAGATCTTCGTCAGCTTCTCGGCAGTGGATCACCAGGGGCTTCTTCAGAGACACGGCCAGCTGCAGCTGTCTCTCAAATACCCTGTGCTGTTGTGGAACCGGGGTGGTGCACTTGTAAGAGTAATCTAAGCCCATCTCTCCAAACGCTATGGCCTTGGGGTGCCGTAAGGCATACAGAAGCTTTCTTTCTTGAGTGTCATTGTAGTAACGTGCAAAATGGGGGTGACAGCCAAAGGCCCCCCAAACCAGATCATCTTTCAGCAGCTCCTCCCAGAGGCCATCCCTTAGTGTGCGAGGATCACAGAAATCAGAGATGCAGCCCTGAAATTCCTTAGGAAAGGTATAGTTGTATATTTCTATGAACTTGCTGAAGGTCCCTTTGAAAGACAGCTTGGAGTAGAGAATATCCAAGTGGCAATGGGTGTCAATAAAACCATGACCGAGGGCTCGATTCCGGTGGCATCTGGGCCAAAAATTAGATGCATATTCTCCAAAAGGATATGACGGGGTCTCCTCTTGGACAGTTTGCTCCTGGGCTTCTAAACTTCTGGAGAAACGAGAGGCATGAAAGTTCGGGGACGGACCTTTCTCTAATGCCTTCCAGTCTCTGGACCAGTTTTGGAAGTGCATTTCTGAGCCGGAGGGATAATCACTGAAAAAGCTGCGGCTGTTCCTCCCGGCCTGGGGtgtgctgttgctgctgctgcccacagagggagagtaagaaggCTGGGGACGGCTGCTCCAGTAGCTGGCATAGGCCTGCCGCAGACCCCTGTGCAAATGAGGTTGGTCCGGGACACCACCCGTGGTGAAGGATGGAGGCTTTGAAACTCTTGAGAAACCCAAGGAGACTGGCCTCTCCTGAGGGAATCTGGCTGCAGCTTGCTCTTCTACACCAGGCGGGTGACTAAGTGAAAAGGGACGCTCAGCGATGGCCTCCCTTTCTTGATGCTTTTGGATCTCTGAACAACAGTCACGTCTGTCTAGAAATTTTGGGACCGGACAGCCTTTTTCAAAGTTGAGCACCGTTCTGTCAACTGGCAACTTCTTACAGGGTTTCTCCTGCGGATCGATAATCACTCTCCTGTTACCAAAACTGTTGACCTCTATCGCTATTATTTCCTTCTCCACTCTAACCTCGGGGACTGGCAGGTGCTTTTTCGGAGGAGCAGGGAAGGTGACGACCCTGGCAGGTCTTTGTCCAGGGCTGAGACGCTCTCTTATGCTGGGTTTTGCACCAACAGCTTCCTCTGCTTCTGGAATCAGTTTTCCCAGGATGCCCTGGATATCCTTCCCATAGATGAATGGAGCGCTTTGGTCATGCGGTGTAGCACTTTTTCTCCTGACGTTGTTTGGGTCCTCGGACTTatcattgtgaccctcagcctgggCTGCAAATTCAGAGTTTGTGGAGTTACGGGAACTCTGTCTGGAACTTCTCCTAAAGCGGTAGGCATCCTCGAGAGAAGCCATTTCCTCTAGGGAGGGGCTAAGCTCAGGAGAGTTGGAGCAGAGGGGAGTCCGCCAATGGGAGGAGCCCCAAGTGCTCCCCCGCATCAAGCGTTTTTCGAGGCTCCACCCACACCTGGTCCTGAGGAATGGGGTGGTTGGGGGTTTGGCGGGAGGAATTTCCCCTGGCAGACTGCACCCCTGAAAAACCTCAGCTTGAAAGCTGTAAGTCCTCTTTCTGTGTTCTCAGGCGGTGGGGGACACAGGCCTCTCCTGAAGGAAATACAGAGTTAGGAGGTGGCTGGTTGGACGGGACACATCAGTGGGCTCCCAGAGGCATCCGCATTAACCGAGGGGCCCTGAGTGTTGCCCTTGCTACTTAACTTCGCGCCGCTCCGGCCACTTAGCGACCTCGTCGCCACTCTTTCAGCTGCCCATGATGGTTCTCAGTGTTCCAAAGATGGCAAAGCCCTGCAACAGAGTGCGTGACCTCAAAGCGCTTTGAAAAAATTGCGAAGATCCAAGATTTGGGGAAAGCTTGGTCTGGCGTCCAAGCCACAACTTGCTTCTGAGATTTCTAAGCACTCTTTCTCACAGAGCTACTTCCGGGGGGCATCAAAGCACTTCCGGGATTAAAGAGCacttccagggacgcctgggtggctcagttggttgagcagctgcctttggctcaggtcatgatcccgacgtcctgggatcgagtcccacatcgggctccttccttggcagggagcctgcttctccctctgcctctgcctgccactctgtctgcctgtgctcactctcgcttctctctctatgacaaataaataaataaaatcttaaaaaaaaaaaaagagcacttcCATTTGGTTTGGAAAACAAGGCCCTTCCAATGTTAAAGCCCTTGAAAAGACTGCAGGGTGCTTTGGGGACCACACACAGGGCGCCTGGAGCCTAGGCTAGGACCCAACACAGCCCTGGAGCAAAAGGAGAGGCTTATACCCCTCTCGCCTGACTAGTCTTGGCCAGTGGAAATACtcagctcccccctccccccccccccacacacaggggactgtgctcctgcccccacctccctcagGTAAGTTGGTCCCTGCCCCCGCCAGCACCCCCTTGCCTCTTCCACCTTGCCTCCGTGGTCCAGAAGCCCACTCCCATCTGTGGCCCAGCCAGGCTTCCCTAGGAACTGCCACCATCATTTGCTGTTtgttccttccccccccccccatttctttagaaaacatggtttttaaaacatagtttaaaTATACATGCTTTTAAGAAACATAGTTATAATTATAGCATATTACCATTTtcagttctgtgattttttttctctcaacatttcTGCGTATCCTAAGTATTTTTCTTACTGCTCTGTAGTTTTCGAAAACATCATACTAGTGCCTTCATAATATTCCACAGAGTACATAGATGTGCCATAATTCACCAAACCCTTCCCTTTCTGTTAACTTTTTAGGCTCCCTCACTTgagttttttctatttaaaaaaaaggaaaaaaacactgcAAAGAACATCTCTGCACATATGTTTCTCcatattttggtttgtttctttgggCTACATGCCCAGAAATGGAGTTCCTGAGAAGtataggaatttaaaaatggtTCCTCATAGCAGTACATTGCCTAGAAGAATTGTAGTAGTTTAATATTCCATCCATGATGAATAATCCCACCAGTCCCATTTTATAGGAGAAACAAAACTACTGCCTCATTTTAATTCTCTCTCATCTGATAATATCTTAGAGcaaacatttctcctttctttattgACCCTCTGAATTTTAAgtccttttttcatctttttaaggGTCTTTTCAAAgttaactaaatatatttttataaaataaatagtcatgttcaggttttttgttagtgtatttattttttacttacattttcttctattgaGGTTATAACTTGTTTTTCTActcaaatcttaatttttttctttcataattttgtttttcctcctaaaCCTAGAATGGTCATCCTCCCTTTCAAggttttaacacacacacacacacacacacacacgtttggaGGGTGGTTACATGGGTGGATCTGTTATATTTAAGCTGGTAATCCCATCTGGTATGTATTTgggattataatttattttaggtTGGGATATACTTGATGCTATTCCAAGTTAGCACTTTTTTCACTTATTGATATGTGGTTCCTTTTTCATGTGTTAAATTCCTATAtgtggagagcctgggtggctcagtcgcttaagcatctgtcttccgctcaggtcataatcccagggtcttgggattgagtcctgcatcgggctccctgctcagtgggtagtctgcttcctcctctccctttccccctgctattcctcggcttgtgctctctcacgttctctctctcaaataaatgaataaaatcttaaaaaaaaaattctgtatgtaaTAGGGTCTATTTCCAGaccatttctttttcacatactATTATGATTCTTGTTACTGTGGTGTTGTACTATTTTAGTAATTGAAGCATTAAATTGTAGTTAGGTATAAAATCTGGGAGACTTAGGTCCCCTCCATTACCCTgactttgtattattttctttaataggcagacttgtttattttatcaGGTGGAcctagaattattttttcaaatgcctCCAAAACACCAATGAActtcaaatgttattttagtCTGCTTATCCAGAATATATTCCACTATTTGTCAAGTTCATCTCTATTTTTGAGTGTTTGTAGGGTTTTATACGGGTCACAGAGTCTTCATtacaactatttttaagtgttctgtaatttttattctattgtgAACATACTCTTCCCTCTCACCATATTTTCAGCTGGTTAGTGCTAGTacatgagaatatttttttattacttttttttttttttaatttaagtagaCTGCACGCCCAGCATTGAGCGCAaggtggggcttaaactcaccaccctgagatcaagacccgagctgagatcaagagtcagacacttaaccaacagtgCCCCTAAGAATATTTTTGATTCATTGGTGGTCATGctgaaatcttttatttattcttagttaCCCAGCCTTTGCTTAATGCCATTATTTTACCAGCCTATAGTACTTTGGTCTCtttcttgctaatatttttatttcatgcctTCTGACATTGTCCAGAACTCCtcaaaatgatattaaataatgTCATCAGTAGGGGCATTTTTGTTCCATCCCTGATTGGAGCAGGTGCACAGTTTACCTGACTATAATGCCAGATAGTTAGGCCATTGTTTCAGAGCAGATGCTTTTCAGTCTTGTTAAGGAATCactcttgtattttaaaatgtatgggGAAGGAAAATGCTGCCCTTTGTGCAGGTGGCTTATAACTGTTACAGGGCTATTGAATTCCGTTTGCCTGTATCTTAAATCCTAAGTAGTGAAATAGTCTGGAGCAAGCTTGCACACTCCTATCCCCTGGGGAGCTATAAAAATCAGTATTCTTGGACCTGCCCTGGaagattctgatttcattgtgtgtgggtatgtgtgtatgggtgtggATACCACCCAAGCAACAGGAGTTTTATCTGTAGGTGATTCTCATGGGTAGTTGAGGTGAGGACTCCTGCTCCATAGTTGACTTTTTTAATGGTCTGTCTGTCAGGCATTGGAATTCACTTCGTGGCTTTCCATCTGTTCAGGTATCCAGGGGAGTTGTGTAATGgggtaattttcttttccttgaaagtTTGAAAGAATCCATTCGTAAATCATCCTGGCTGGAGCTTTTTGTTGGGACAattctttggtaattttttttccacttcttacTTGGTTATGGTTCATTCATTGCGTTTTGATAATTCACAGTTTTTACAAAAATCACtaattggggttttatttttattttaaagattttattcatttgacagacagagatcacaagtaggcagagaggcaggcagagaggggggtggggtaggggggtgtgggggggtggagcaggctcctcgctgagcagagagcccgatgcagggctctatcccaggactctgggatcgtgacctgagccaaaggcagccgcttaactgactaagctacccaggcgcccctaaaagttattttcataaaaGCTTGCATGATATATTAAGATGATTTAtatcttataatttattaaatttttatgccATCTCTTCTTTCTGACTTTGTACTTTCTTGATTATCTTTGCtagaattttatctattttatttattaaagaagctCTTGGATCTATGTATTgtagttgcttttttttcctttcaagttctTCTATTTATGCTTTTATCCTGTTGTTTTTTACTTGCGTTCCTTATGACAAATTTTTACACTTCCAAAAAGTTTTGTTCAGTTCATTGCTCACGGAATCAAAACTCTTGACTGCATTTCGGAATGACCTGggttgctctttaaaaaatgcccCTCTGACCTGATGTGATGTGGGCCAGGGAAGAAGGGTCATTTTTGGtggaaaaaaggtatttttattaaagcagggggacaggactTATGGGCAGGAaaagctgcactggggttgtgggGAGCAATCTATGATCTACTTGTAAGTTGGGCGTGTGTGTGCAGAGATAAAGGATGTTTCTggaaggattttcatatgttagaGAAGACTTAGAAGATCCTGGAGGTCTGGCTATTGTCAGGCTAAGGTTGCTTTTTGCCTGTAGCAAAAcattagtgatttttttgttttttgttttaaacttttttattatgttcagtgcagagaaagacaattattgtatggtgTCACTCATATGCAGAACATAAGCAAACCATTAGTGTTAAGACAGTTGtgagttcctggaggaatgtcacactctgcctgtctcaagtaTTTTTCAATAGGCTGCAAGTCGTGAGAATTAATattatctacatttcttttgcctttgttttcctcatcATTACCTGCCcccaagattctgatttaattcatTTAAGCTTGGGTCTGGTTGTTGTCACCATtatcttctgctgctgcttcccttttttcttttttctaagtttccGATTCAATTTACTTAGGCTTGGGTCtggttcatttgttctttctctctctgtctctctttctttttctttttttcttatttcataatgCAGAGCCAAGGCTGAGAATAGCTGAGTTAGAACATTGAACTGAGTAAGCTCTCTTTAACTCTAAGTTCTTTTATGTAATCATCTAAACCCAGTAATTCACCCAACATGATGGATTTACTTAAGTTTTATAGGTTTGTACATCTTTACATTTTATTAGATTCTATACTTagcatttgtatttgtattttatttatttatttgtcagagggggagagtacaaggaggcagagtggcaggcagaggaggcagagagagaagcaggctccccactgagcaggggagtccatcccaggaccctgggatcatgacctgtgcccaaGGCCGCTGCCTAATGGACttttgagtcacccaggtgtcccttagtatttgtattttaaaatttacctttagCACAATAATCATTAGAATTTCTGTTTATAGTTCCATAATACATTTCTACTTGTATTTGTGATTTGTGACTAGAATTACATAATTTCTCTATGTCcaatttattagaattttttgtaAATTAGCttgtgtaggggaggaaaaatcattttccctTTACCTGTCTAGGTGCTTGAGCTAAGATGCCCCTGTAATACAACACAGAataacaagaaaaacacaaaaagtagTTTAGTAACCTGTATACTTCCTGTGTACATGGGAGAGAcgcaggaaaactgagtaactcccaCAAATGGCCCAACCCGGCGCCTTAAATACCATCTCCAGCTAAAGATGGGGATGAGGGTATTGGGGGTAGAGAGCCAGTTGTTgtgggagtggggggctgggaggctgaGGAAATGGGGGGGGTTATCAGGCAAAGCACAGTAAACAGGGGTAGGGTTATTTTGCAGACTTAAgtccctgccttctcctctgaTAGGAGTTTCTAGAGGTGTTTGCTGCTCCTCTTTTTCTGGGTACAGAGGAggagacacccttacaaatggagattcCCCTTATACATGTAAATGTCTCTTACCTATGGGTCACTTTTACTTGGATATCAGAGCAGgtctgctgccttttttttttttttttaactatttatttgagagttgtTTCTTAAAATGAGTCAGTTTAAGGTAAGTCTTAGGCCAAAGAAGCATTTTTGGGGGGGTGTCatattctgtttctcttcatgcatgataaatttctataaatatctCATTGCCATGTATAAGGGAGCCATCCTTTATATGCAGTACCAGATCTCTTACAGTTTATATTCTTAATTCTAAGACTctataatcataaaagaaatcaCTGGCTTAATCATAGCTCTTGCAGGAAGAACCAACACCGCCACATGAAATGTATAGAATTTGTATTGTCTACCAACCTTTAACAGCTATGCATTTATCTGTACTATTATATACCTTCTTCTTTAGGACCCCATGATTTGTCTGAGCGTTTTTCATCAAACAGAACCCAAGCATCATTTTCAACTTAGACTAGAGATGCTGGTCTCTTTATAGACTGTTGAGCCTTATTGAACATTACTGGCGTTTCATCTCTTTCCTGACAGTTTCTCTCGAAATTCAGCTGTAAATTTTTTGACACTTCGATGTTGAGTTTCTGAGTAATACAGACTTTATGACTCATGCATTGGTCACACCAACCTCACCacctttaaaaattctctgattTATTTAGAACGATTCAGCTCCGGCTTTTGCCTCGGGATTGCATTGCGTAGCCTGTGACGGACAGTCTTCTACACGCAATTATTTTGTGTGGCAGGGCTGCATCAGACAATAATCATTCTGAAAACAATTTAAGTGGAAATTAGGAATCCAAATCGATGTTAAAATCCAGCTATTTGGGATATGCAGTGCAAATTGAGCAGCTCAATTGACGCGAAATAGGATTAACTCTTTCCCCGCCAGGCAAAATTTACACTTTACATCAAGTTAGAACCAGGGGCTCAGCAGCTGGAACACACTCCTGGCTGCTCTGAGTTCCTTCTGCCTTTTGTTGTAAGAAGATCCTGATTTCCAAAATCTTAACATTTCCAATGTTTCCTCTATAATGAAGAAATGCCATGTATCTATTATTTAAAACTAattgatttcagattttatatCCTCTAGGCTAGCATCAGATATTCAAATTGCCTTGGGGGCTCAGGCAGGTAACCTTGTATAGTAACAGTAGGGCTTGCAGAAGCCTGTGGGGAACTGACGAtcacatgctctgccaactgatATTTACATTCCGTTTCCAAGAAAATTACAG belongs to Lutra lutra chromosome X, mLutLut1.2, whole genome shotgun sequence and includes:
- the LOC125092177 gene encoding LOW QUALITY PROTEIN: putative deoxyribonuclease TATDN2 (The sequence of the model RefSeq protein was modified relative to this genomic sequence to represent the inferred CDS: deleted 4 bases in 2 codons; substituted 1 base at 1 genomic stop codon), coding for MVAVPREAWLGHRWEWASGPRRQGGRGKGVLAGAGTNLPEGGVQSARGNSSRQTPNPHSSGPGVGGASKNAXCGGALGAPPIGGLPSAPTLLSSPSLEEMASLEDAYRFRRSSRQSSRNSTNSEFAAQAEGHNDKSEDPNNVRRKSATPHDQSAPFIYGKDIQGILGKLIPEAEEAVGAKPSIRERLSPGQRPARVVTFPAPPKKHLPVPEVRVEKEIIAIEVNSFGNRRVIIDPQEKPCKKLPVDRTVLNFEKGCPVPKFLDRRDCCSEIQKHQEREAIAERPFSLSHPPGVEEQAAARFPQERPVSLGFSRVSKPPSFTTGGVPDQPHLHRGLRQAYASYWSSRPQPSYSPSVGSSSNSTPQAGRNSRSFFSDYPSGSEMHFQNWSRDWKALEKGPSPNFHASRFSRSLEAQEQTVQEETPSYPFGEYASNFWPRCHRNRALGHGFIDTHCHLDILYSKLSFKGTFSKFIEIYNYTFPKEFQGCISDFCDPRTLRDGLWEELLKDDLVWGAFGCHPHFARYYNDTQERKLLYALRHPKAIAFGEMGLDYSYKCTTPVPQQHRVFERQLQLAVSLKKPLVIHCREADEDLLGIMKRRVPPDYKIHRHCFTGTYPLIEPLLKYFPNMSVGFTAVLTYSSAWETREALKMIPLDRIVVETDAPYFLPRGVPKSICQYAHPGLALHTVREIARVKGQPLSYTLDILRKNTSYLYNL